One window of Terriglobales bacterium genomic DNA carries:
- a CDS encoding DinB family protein: MRTLIVAAVLCFTVSATAQDTKAPVNLKSILLQQLHEVHNQKNWFVSEKEAAMGLTPEQAAWSDGKNHSVGQLVQHLTYWNRMTLVALQGHPEKAVDDNNETFNFDPKTWDATQKQFDQVMTDLETLVQSADDATLAKIAPTIARVAQHNAYHIGEMVTSRKKQGSWDPEKGVK, translated from the coding sequence ATGCGAACACTCATCGTCGCGGCAGTTCTCTGTTTCACTGTTTCCGCTACTGCACAAGATACCAAGGCGCCGGTCAACCTGAAGAGCATCCTGCTTCAGCAACTGCACGAGGTGCACAACCAGAAGAACTGGTTCGTCTCGGAGAAGGAGGCGGCGATGGGACTGACCCCCGAGCAGGCCGCCTGGAGCGATGGCAAGAACCATTCCGTCGGACAACTGGTGCAGCACCTTACCTATTGGAACCGGATGACGCTGGTAGCTCTGCAGGGCCATCCCGAGAAAGCGGTTGACGATAACAACGAAACCTTCAATTTTGATCCCAAGACTTGGGACGCGACGCAGAAGCAGTTCGACCAGGTCATGACCGACCTCGAGACCCTGGTCCAATCTGCTGACGATGCGACGTTGGCGAAGATCGCGCCTACCATCGCGCGCGTCGCACAGCACAACGCCTATCACATCGGCGAGATGGTCACATCGCGCAAGAAGCAAGGGAGCTGGGATCCGGAGAAAGGCGTGAAGTAG